Genomic DNA from Gimesia aquarii:
CTCTTGCATGGTATCGTTACCAGCATACACTTCAGTAATTCCAAACCAGGAACGGTCATTTGTTCTTGGAATTGGAAGAAAGTCTTTTGCGGTTAGTAACTCATAATGGACTTGATCTCCCCGCCAGTATTTCCATTTTCGCTGCGTATTTCGCCATTGAAGAGTGAGATTGTTTACGTCTTCGGCCGGATGGAGCCCCCCATGTGTTAACGGATAATTGCGAATCGGTACTTTGAGCCGCGCGCTGTTGCCGGCAACCCGAACCATAGTCTTCTCACCTTTCGCTATGAAATTGCCTGAACTGAGGACAGCCGCATGCTTGTCTGAAATAAGATGCGAATAGATACCTCGTGGGAAAATCCCGGCAATTGCCTTCTCACCGTCGAAATGTAATGCGAAAGAACCTGCGGGACTCACTTGGGCTGTTGTTCCGTTTCCCGTCGAGTACCATTGATCGAACGTCGCCTGATCGCGTAGGTCGAGATAGAACTCAGCATTCGTAATCGCCTTCTGATTCTGTTCTTTAATTTCTTTCAATTTTGTTCGCTGTTGGTTAATCGTCGTCGAGTATGCTTCTGGCTTGACCGATTGGAGCCCTGACCAGAGCCCGAATGGGTGCGTCACACTTCGCATCGAATTGACGAGATTCCACTTTGCCTGCTCTGCTTCAAACTGTTGGCGAACTTTATTTTGCTCGTTCTTCTTCAATGTTCCAAAATTAGCCGGTAATTTTGGGGGATTTTTTCTCTCAGCTAATTCCTTGAATATTGGCAACGTTTGTAACCTGGTCGATAATTTTTCACTTTCACCAATCCAAAAGTTGGCTAATTCCTGACGAATCTCTTGCTTGATTTTCGTAATTTCAGTTTTGTTTGCATCAAGCTTTTCCCTGGTATCAATCAGCACGGTTGCAGGTTTGTTGCTCACCATCACTCCAAAAAATCGGTAGAAATCTTTCTGGCTGATTGGATCGAATTTATGATCATGACAACGTGCACACGAAACCGTTATCCCCAGCATCGCTTTGGAAATGACATCAATCTGATTATCTGTGAATGTGATCTGTTCTGCGTATGCATTGGTAACACCAAACCCATGCGGAACCATACGTAGATGGGCGGGACCGATTGTTGACTCGTTAATCCCAAGTTCCTGATTGACTCGAGGATCCTTCAGTAAATCTCCCGCCAAATGTTCTTTTAGTAGTTGATCATAGGGAACATCAGCATTGAGCGCTCGGATCAGATAATCACGGTACGCGCTCGCATAGGGAATTGGCGGGTCCCCTTCACTGCCATGTGTTTCTGCATAGCGATACCAGTCCATCCAATGCCGCGCCCAGCGTTCTCCAAATTGTGGTGAAGCGAGTAAGTCATCAACCAGTTGTTCGTATGTTTGTAGAGAATAATTTTTCACAAATTCTTGAACAACTTCCGGTTTCGGCGGTAGCCCCGTCAAAATCAAGTGCAGACGACGTACCAGAACTTCTGGCGAGGCTTCGGAAGAAGCTGGTAAATGCTCGTGCTGCAGGCGAGCAAAGATGAAGCGGTCAATCGAATTTTTTGACCATGCTTTAGCAGAAACATTGGGAATGGGAGGATTCTTTAATGGTTGAAATGACCACCATGTGAGACGTTGGTTTCGTAACTGTTCCCAGGGTAGCTTTTTATTCAGATCATCCAGCGTAGGCTTGGTCAAACGTGGGTCATGTGCTCCCTGATTGACCCAATGTTCGAAATCTCGAATCACAGCATCGTCGAGCTTAGGCGACTTTGCTGGCATCTCATAACCTTCCTCATGACGCAACGCCCAGATCAAAATACTTTCTTTTGCTTTTCCAGGAACGATGACCTTACCCGAATCACCACCTGCTAATAATGCTGCTTTATAGTCAAGCGCAAGGCCTCCCTTTTTCTTCCCGAGACTATTGTGACACTCATAGCAATGCTGTACCAAAACGGGTCGAATTTTCTTCTCAAAAAATTCGTTCTTCTCCGACGAAAATGCAACTGTAGCTTTGAATAGAAAAAGAAATATGACATTATTTATAATTCGAAACTTCATGAATGTTTTTCCCAAATGAAAATTCATCAACACTTTTTTTGTTCATCCTGTGTGACGCTTTAATCGATCGATGAGAACCGCCACCGTAAGGACGGCTCCCAAGACAATCTTCTGATTAAACGGATCCACATCTGTCAAATTCATTCCATTTTTGATCACTGCAATAATGAAAGCGCCGATCAGAGTACCAAAGACCTTACCCTGCCCGCCCATTAAAGACGTGCCACCAACGACGACTGCAGCAATCACTTCCAGCTCGTACATTAATCCGTACTTGGGATCACCCGCAGAGAGTTGAGACGTCAGCATGATTCCTCCCAAACCCGCAAGTGCCCCACAAATCGTATAAACTGTCAATAAAACTCGTTTGACAGGAACACCAGACAAACGCGCGGCTTCCTCGTTCCCACCAATTGCATAGATATAGCGTCCAAAAATCGTCCTCGACATTAGAATATGTGCAATCAAATAAAGTACGATCATTACAAGAACTGGGTTTGGCAGGCCGAATGTTTCTCCTCGTCCTAACCAAAAAGATGCTGATGGCAACTCGGGGATTGAGCGCCCCTCTGCAAGTCGAAATGACAGGCCACTGGCCATCATCATCATTCCCAATGTCACTATAAATGGTGGTATTTGAAAAGCCGTGACCATCAAACCATTGAAGGCACCAGCAGCAGCACAAACACCAATTCCTATGCAAGCGCTGAGCACAACCATCATGACACTTGCCTCAGCCCCACCACAGTAATCCCGAATGAAGAGCGCAGAGCTTACCGAAGCGAGTGCAATCAGGGAGCCAACCGACAGATCAATTCCTGCGGTGATAATCACCATCGTCATGCCAATCGCAATGATCGCGTAAATCGAAGTCTGGTTTGCAACACTCATAAGGTTGCTGAGTTTCAAAAAATTAGGCCATGTGTATGACGTTGGTGTGATGCATTTCGATGAACCAACCGACTCAAAGCGGTCATATACTGTCCATTTGGCGGTCACATTGTTAGCCGCAATCGCATCGATGGTTTGCCCTTGAGCAAGCAGTGATTCAATTGCTTTCCGTGCATCAGAAGCGGAACCGTTCACCTGACCGATAACATCTACCCCGCCTGTCTTCAATTGCTCAACCACAGCCTCAGCGAAGGCCCGATCTTCTTTAGTATCTCGTGTGACGATAAGAACGCGAGCGTTTTTGCCATATTGTTTCAAAATAGTTTTACCTACCTGACTACCGGCACTCGCTCCGGTTGGATGTTGTTCTTTTACTGTCAAAGA
This window encodes:
- a CDS encoding PSD1 and planctomycete cytochrome C domain-containing protein; this encodes MKFRIINNVIFLFLFKATVAFSSEKNEFFEKKIRPVLVQHCYECHNSLGKKKGGLALDYKAALLAGGDSGKVIVPGKAKESILIWALRHEEGYEMPAKSPKLDDAVIRDFEHWVNQGAHDPRLTKPTLDDLNKKLPWEQLRNQRLTWWSFQPLKNPPIPNVSAKAWSKNSIDRFIFARLQHEHLPASSEASPEVLVRRLHLILTGLPPKPEVVQEFVKNYSLQTYEQLVDDLLASPQFGERWARHWMDWYRYAETHGSEGDPPIPYASAYRDYLIRALNADVPYDQLLKEHLAGDLLKDPRVNQELGINESTIGPAHLRMVPHGFGVTNAYAEQITFTDNQIDVISKAMLGITVSCARCHDHKFDPISQKDFYRFFGVMVSNKPATVLIDTREKLDANKTEITKIKQEIRQELANFWIGESEKLSTRLQTLPIFKELAERKNPPKLPANFGTLKKNEQNKVRQQFEAEQAKWNLVNSMRSVTHPFGLWSGLQSVKPEAYSTTINQQRTKLKEIKEQNQKAITNAEFYLDLRDQATFDQWYSTGNGTTAQVSPAGSFALHFDGEKAIAGIFPRGIYSHLISDKHAAVLSSGNFIAKGEKTMVRVAGNSARLKVPIRNYPLTHGGLHPAEDVNNLTLQWRNTQRKWKYWRGDQVHYELLTAKDFLPIPRTNDRSWFGITEVYAGNDTMQEEGASLLDLIDNSHEIVNQESLIRAYVGMLKQAITHWQAGNMSDKEAEWLDTFVRLDLLTNQVGQFPPSLQMKIDRYRELEKAIPVPRRAPGILESEPVDQPLLIRGEQKQESDPVKRKFLEIFNDQSYSDKNSGRLQLAEDMVSEANTLKTRVLINRLWAYVFGRGIVASTDNFGRLGKKPTHPELLDHLALDFERNGWSIKKALRKMVTSRTFRSASQTSLKMREKDAENLFLSYYTPRRLDAESIFDSIHFVTEGNQRAIYLPVVRNRLNPFLQAFNAPVPTSTVSVRSNTNVPSQSLAMLNGAVVEKAAKAWVKRIQQDKNLNTLAEKINAMFIQAYARPATSAELKLFIEYLQSGGSDYHIAHALLNSKEFIYVY
- a CDS encoding ABC transporter permease subunit, whose product is MIFMLLILVILFSSLTVKEQHPTGASAGSQVGKTILKQYGKNARVLIVTRDTKEDRAFAEAVVEQLKTGGVDVIGQVNGSASDARKAIESLLAQGQTIDAIAANNVTAKWTVYDRFESVGSSKCITPTSYTWPNFLKLSNLMSVANQTSIYAIIAIGMTMVIITAGIDLSVGSLIALASVSSALFIRDYCGGAEASVMMVVLSACIGIGVCAAAGAFNGLMVTAFQIPPFIVTLGMMMMASGLSFRLAEGRSIPELPSASFWLGRGETFGLPNPVLVMIVLYLIAHILMSRTIFGRYIYAIGGNEEAARLSGVPVKRVLLTVYTICGALAGLGGIMLTSQLSAGDPKYGLMYELEVIAAVVVGGTSLMGGQGKVFGTLIGAFIIAVIKNGMNLTDVDPFNQKIVLGAVLTVAVLIDRLKRHTG